The DNA region GATCATCTCGTAGTCGAGCCGGCGCGCGAAGAAGATACCGGTCGGCTCGTCGATCCGGGGTTCATCGGGGACCCGGATGCTGGCTTCGGATCCGGCCTCCGTGGAAAGCGCCGCGGCGATCATCCGCGCGCCGTCGCGCATGCTGTCTTCGAGGAGGAATGAATCGTGTCCAGCCGGGCTCTCGATCTCGCAGCTGCTCACGGATCGCCCCTGTGCGAGCAGCGCATCCACGATTCGCCGTGACGCCGCCGGCGGGTACAACCAATCACTCGAGAAGCTGAGAAACAGCCAGCGACAGTGGGAGGGTTCGAGAGCCGCCCGCAACGCGGCATCGGTCTCACCCAGATCGAAGAGATCCATCGCAGTCGAAAGCGTGATGTAGCTATTCGCGTCGAAGCGCTCGACGAAGCGGTCCCCCTGGTGCGCGAGATAGGTCCCCACTGAAAACGTGCTTTCGAACCCGGTCTCGATCGCACGTGGCTGCAGGCGTGTCGGATCGAATTTCGAGCGCATCGATTCGTCCGACAGGTAGGTGATGTGAGCCAGCATGCGCGCGAGCGCGAGCCCTGCTTCTGGCCCCGGCCCTCCGTAGTACTGCCCATCCGCGAAGCGCGGATCATGACGGATCGCGTTGCGACCCACGACATCGAACGCGATACCCTGACTGCTGAGACGAGGGGCTGCCGCGACGACGATTGCCGTCGCGACGGCATCGGGATGACGCGTCGCCCATTCGAGCACTTGAAGGCCACCGAGTGACCCCCCGACCACCGCCCGCAGGGTTTCGATCCCGAGATGGTCGACCAACCGCTTCTGGACTTCCACCATGTCCGCGACCGTCACGACAGGAAAGTCCGCCCCGTACGGCCGCCCGCTCGCGGGGTCGATGAAGTTCGGCCCCGTCGTGCCCCGGCAGCCACCGAGAAGGTTGCTGCAGATGACGAAGTAGCGATTCGTGTCGATCGCGCTTCCGGGCCCGACGATCACGTCCCACCAGCCGAGATCGTCGTCTTCTGCGTGGCGTGCGACGTGGGAATCACCGCTCAACGCGTGACAGATCAACACTGCGTTGCTGCGGTCGGCGTCGAGTTCGCCGTAGGTTTCGTAGCAGATCGTCACTTCGGGTAGTTCGGCACCGCTCGCCAGGGCGAGCGGCATGCTCGACACGAAGGTCTGCGCGTGGCGCAGCCGAGCGGCACTCCGCAGATCGTCGCTGCTGGTCGGATCGCTCACGGGGCCATCACGAAACGGTCTCTGAACTACGTCTTTGCGAAGTGGACACCGCCTACTGGCTTGCGCGCAACGCCTGATCGAGGTCCGCGATGATGTCGGCCGCGTCTTCGATCCCCACGGACACCCGAACGTATTCGGGCGAGACGCCGGTCGAGGCCTGCTCCTCGACGGTGAGCTGCGAATGGGTCGTCGAAGCCGGATGGATGACGAGCGTCTTCGCATCACCGATGTTCGCGAGGTGGCTCGCAAGCTTCACGCTCTCGATGAACTTCTTGCCCGCTGCTTCGCCGCCCCGAATTCCGAAGCCGAGAAGTGCACCCGAGCCGTTCGGCAGGTAGCGGTTCGCCGCTTCGTGATGCGCGTGGCTCGAGAGCCCCGGATAATTCACCCACTCGACCGCGTCGTGGCTTTCGAGGAACTCCGCCACCTTCTGCGCGTTGCCACAATGCTGCGGCATGCGCAGGTGCAGCGTTTCGAGACCCAGCAAGGTGAGGAAAGCCGCGAATGGACTCATCGCCGCACCGGTATCGCGCAACCAATGGGTCCGGATGTGCATGATGTACGCGATGTTTCCGACCGGGCGAAGCGCCTCTTCGAAGACCGCACCGTGATAGGACGGCGAAGGTCCGCAGAACTCGGGCCAGCGCTCCGGATCGTCGGCCCACTGGAAGTTTCCGCTGTCGATCACGACGCCACCGATGTGAACACCGTGGCCACCGATGAACTTGGTGGTGGAGTAGATCACGATATCGATGCCGTGTTCGATCGGGCGCAATAGCGAAGGGGTCATTACCGTGTTGTCACACAGCAAAGGCAACTTGTGAGCATGGGCGATCTCGGAGATCGCCCGAAAGTCGGGCACATCGTTCTTGGGGTTTCCGATGCTCTCAAAATAGACGCAGCGCGTGTTTTCGTCGACGAGTTCGTGGATCGACTCGGGCTTGTTCGGATCGAAGAAACGCACCTCGATCCCGAGGTTCTTGAACGTCTGCGTGAAGAGCGTCCAGGTGCCGCCGTACAGGCTCGTCGACGAAACGAAATTCTGACCTGAGTGGCAGATCGTCAAGATCGCGGCCGTGATCGCCGACTGTCCCGACGCGAAACTGAGAGCCGCGGCGCCGCCATCCATCGCCGCGAGCCGCTTTTCGAGCACATCGTTCGTGGGGTTCATCAAGCGGCTGTAGATGTTGCCGAACTCGGTCAGGCCAAAGAGGTTCGCGGCATGTTCGGTGTCGTTGAATACGTACGACGTCGTGGCGTAGATCGGAACCGCGCGCGCGTTGGTCGTGGGATCGGGTTCCTGGCCAGCGTGGACCGCCATCGTTCCGAGGCCTTGGGGCGTGGGTTCGTCGCTCATTTCGGAGAATCCTTTCGGGGGGTCCGGGCGGAGGGTTCGAGGCGCGGGAGCGCGCTCGCGCGGGCAGGCAAGCCTAGTCGAAGCGAGGCACGCAAGCTCTTCGACGCGGTCGGCGGCGGGGATCACCCCTTCGCTGAGGGTGTACCGGGTTGGAGAGGCATTCGTGCGAGATCGATCCGGAGGCTTCGGATCTTCTGGCACCGAGAGCATCCAGGGGAAGCTGAAGAGGCTGGGGATCGAGTGAGCGGCAGGGCGGCTCCCCTACCCGGCCGGGCACGGATCGAGTCGCAGGGAGCTCGCGGCTTCGGGGGCTTCGCGGGGGTAGAGACCGATCGCAGCTGCGGCGCGGGCCACGGCGTACTTCTCGACCTTGAGGGTGTGGATCGCCTTGACTGTCGCGCGGTCCTCGTGAAGGGCCGGTACCACGCAGCGGGTCTCCCCACCTCTGAGCAGTTCGAGGCGTGCGCCATCCAGGGAATGCTCGAGCGCCTTCGTGCGCGGCATACCCACCCACTCGCCGTCTTCCCGGTCCACGATCCAGAGCCGCAGCTCGGCGGGCCGGCCGGCGCTATCGGTCGCGTAGAGCGACACCACTTCCTCGAGCTCCGCCATCGCGGCGTAGAGCCCGAAGAAGAGCACTACCGGGCTGGCTGCCAACGCCAGCCACCCGAGCCAGCGCGGCCCGGCGGACGACACGAGCACGCCGCCTAGCACCAGCGCGCCCAGACCACCGAACAGGTTCCCGCCGCGGGGCACCGCGTAGGCGCCCTCGTGAAGGAAGCGGACGGCGAAGACGGCGATGCCGAGGGCGAGCAACCCCCAGCCAACGACGGTCTGGAGTTTCGAAGGCGATCTGGATTCACTCACGGCATTCTCCTCATGCGGCGAGGCTACCCCACCGCGGACGCCTGCGTTGGCTGGATACTTGGGCAAGCACGGCACCGCATGCGGAGAGTGAGGCCTCGCGAAGGTTGGGGATCCGATCGTGGACCACTCGTTCCCCGAGCCAGGACATGGCCGCACACCGAGGGGATCCGAAGGGCATTCGCGCGATCGACGAATGAGGCATGGTCGAGGATGGCTTGCTCGTGACCCCTGGGGGCATATTGCGGATGTCAGCGATACCGCGGTTGAAATTGACCGTCCGGAAGTTCGCGCAACTCCGAGGCGTTCGGTGGATCAGGCGGGATTCGAATGCCCGTCGGCCAGGTAGCGGCAGATCATCTCGACCATCGCCTCCTTGACTCCGCGCGCATCGTCCGGGTGGAGCGCAGTCCAGATCCCGACCGTTGGGACGATGATGTCGAGCAGACGTGCAGCCGCCAGCGGCGATCGCACGCGTTCTCGCGACGTGAGCTTCCCAAGCACCCGCGCGAATGCCTGACGTTCGTAGCGGTCGTACTGATCGCTCAGTTCTGCGAACGCGGTATGCGTGTACGCCATGGCCGCGAACGTACGCAGCAGATCGGGTGGCACCGGATGCAGTGCCTTCCACGTCCAATCGACAATATGCTCGATGACACGCCGCAGATCGACTTCGCCGGCCGCCAGCGCCACCTCGACCGCTGCGACCATTCGATCCTGCTCCTGGCGATTGTGCTCGAGAGCCCGGTGCACCACCTCCAGGAAGATCTGATGCTTGTCGCGGAAATAGCGATAGAGGCCGCCGACGCTCATGCCGGCGCGCGCAGCAATATCGGGTGTCTGTGTGGCCTGGAAACCTCGCTCCCCGTAGAGCTGAACCGCCGCAACCAGGATGCGCTCGTAGGACGCGCGAGCCCGCGTCTGTTTGAACTCCCGGGGGGCCGGCGGTGCAGGAGCCGTTCGCGAACCACGCCCTGCACGCTTCGGGGACACGACCATAAGGGGATCCTAGCTTGAGCGCAGAAAAGCGAAAGTTCTTTCGTTTTTTCTTGACATGACCCAAAAACGAAGGGACATTCGCTTTATGCTCTCCCGCGAATCCCCCCGCGCGAGCCGCCGCGCCCTCCTCCGCTTCCTGCTGAGCAGCCCTCTGCTCCTTGCGCCGCGCCCCAGCGCCGCCCTCGGGGAGCTCGTAGAATCCCTCGCGCGCTGCGAACCCGATCTGTCTCCTGCCGGCGAGCTCATCGCGTCGCCCGCGGACGCGATCAACGTCTTCGACTTCCGTGCCGTTGCGAAGCAAACGCTCTCGCCGGGCCACTACGCCTATCTGGCCACCGGCGTCGACCATGAGCGAGGGCTTCACGCAAACCGGGCGGGGTTCGGACGTTTCGGGCTTCGTCCTCGGCGCATGGTCGATGTGCGCGAACTGGACACGACCACTGAGATCCTGGGTACCCGAGCCTCCTGTCCGATCGTGCTCGCCCCGGCTGGAATGCAGACCGCCTTCCACCCCGAGGGCGAGCTGGCCGTCGCACGCGCGGCGAAGGGCACAGATCAGCTCCAGATTCTCTCGACGCTGTCCGCGAAGTCGCTCGACGATGTGCTCGAGGCGCGCGGAGCCCCTGTCTGGTTCATGCTGGTGACGCCTCGTCTCTGGCCGGTGACCCGGCTGCAGCTCAAGAAGGCGGAAGAGGCTGGCTGCTCGGTGGTCGTACTGACGGTGGACTACGTCGGATTCGGCAGTCAGGATCGCCTGCGCCGCTTCCGTGGGCCTGGTGACCCGTTCCCGAGCACGGAGAGCCGCGAATGCCAGAGCTGCCATGGCCCCAGCACGGTGGGACGAATCGGGCGCATCCTCACGGCGTTCGGACAGGATCCTCTCGAGTTCGCGTCCGATGCGGTCAATCTCGACTGGGAATACGTTGACCGAATCCGCGACGCGACTTCGATGAAGCTGGTCCTGAAAGGAATCCTCACCCACGAAGACGCCAGCCTCGCTGTCGAACATGGCGTCGACGGCATCATCGTCTCCAACCACGGTGCCAGACAGATGGACAATTCGCTCTCCACGATCGAGGTGCTGCCGGAGATCGTGCACGCGGTCGCCGGGCGCATCCCGGTGATGATCGATAGCGGCTTCCGCCGCGGCACCGATGTCTTCACCGCCCTCGCCCTGGGTGCCTCCGCGATTTGCATCGGCCGCCCCTACCTCTGGGGCCTGGCGGCATTCGGCGAGCCTGGTGTCGACGGCGTTCTGCGCCTCCTGCGCCGTGAATTCGAAACCGTGATGCGCCACATGGGTACCCCGGACATCGCGTCGATCACACGAGACTTCGTAGAAACGGGCTGAGCCGGCCAACCTCCCACAGCGGAAGGCCGTTCCGGCATGCAGGGACTCCCTCGAGCCGGATCCCGTGGAACTCGGATTCCAGAATCACGACCATGGCGCATGGTCGGGGCTACACAGCGAGGCCAACCTCACTCTCGTGCGACGGGGGCGTTTCGAGGCGCTCGACGTTCGTTTCGTCGGCGGTCGGATGAAGTCGCTCGTCGCGCCGATCCTGGCGGCGCACGAAGCTCACGTAGAGTGACGGCACCAGGTAGAGCGCGAGGATCGCGGAGCCTCCGACACCGCCGGCGATTCCAGTTGCGAGCGGGCCCCAGAAGCGGCCGCCGAACACGATCAGCGGGATGAAGCCACCCACGGTCGTGAGCGTCGTCGATACGATGTGACGCGTGGCGCCCACGACCACCTTTCGCACCTCTTCCGGTTCGGCGTGCTCGCAGCTCGGTGAAGCTCGTAGCGCGGAGAGCACCACGATCGC from bacterium includes:
- a CDS encoding homoserine O-acetyltransferase translates to MSDPTSSDDLRSAARLRHAQTFVSSMPLALASGAELPEVTICYETYGELDADRSNAVLICHALSGDSHVARHAEDDDLGWWDVIVGPGSAIDTNRYFVICSNLLGGCRGTTGPNFIDPASGRPYGADFPVVTVADMVEVQKRLVDHLGIETLRAVVGGSLGGLQVLEWATRHPDAVATAIVVAAAPRLSSQGIAFDVVGRNAIRHDPRFADGQYYGGPGPEAGLALARMLAHITYLSDESMRSKFDPTRLQPRAIETGFESTFSVGTYLAHQGDRFVERFDANSYITLSTAMDLFDLGETDAALRAALEPSHCRWLFLSFSSDWLYPPAASRRIVDALLAQGRSVSSCEIESPAGHDSFLLEDSMRDGARMIAAALSTEAGSEASIRVPDEPRIDEPTGIFFARRLDYEMILRLIPKQASIVDLGCGNGDLLAILRDRGHEPVLGVERDQHEVVECVSRGLDVIHANLDKGVAAIPDKSFEVALLSQTLQSMVDVTGVLNEIVRLAHRGIVSGDVPEPVDFLRV
- a CDS encoding O-acetylhomoserine aminocarboxypropyltransferase/cysteine synthase; this encodes MSDEPTPQGLGTMAVHAGQEPDPTTNARAVPIYATTSYVFNDTEHAANLFGLTEFGNIYSRLMNPTNDVLEKRLAAMDGGAAALSFASGQSAITAAILTICHSGQNFVSSTSLYGGTWTLFTQTFKNLGIEVRFFDPNKPESIHELVDENTRCVYFESIGNPKNDVPDFRAISEIAHAHKLPLLCDNTVMTPSLLRPIEHGIDIVIYSTTKFIGGHGVHIGGVVIDSGNFQWADDPERWPEFCGPSPSYHGAVFEEALRPVGNIAYIMHIRTHWLRDTGAAMSPFAAFLTLLGLETLHLRMPQHCGNAQKVAEFLESHDAVEWVNYPGLSSHAHHEAANRYLPNGSGALLGFGIRGGEAAGKKFIESVKLASHLANIGDAKTLVIHPASTTHSQLTVEEQASTGVSPEYVRVSVGIEDAADIIADLDQALRASQ
- a CDS encoding TetR/AcrR family transcriptional regulator, which translates into the protein MSPKRAGRGSRTAPAPPAPREFKQTRARASYERILVAAVQLYGERGFQATQTPDIAARAGMSVGGLYRYFRDKHQIFLEVVHRALEHNRQEQDRMVAAVEVALAAGEVDLRRVIEHIVDWTWKALHPVPPDLLRTFAAMAYTHTAFAELSDQYDRYERQAFARVLGKLTSRERVRSPLAAARLLDIIVPTVGIWTALHPDDARGVKEAMVEMICRYLADGHSNPA
- a CDS encoding alpha-hydroxy-acid oxidizing protein — its product is MLSRESPRASRRALLRFLLSSPLLLAPRPSAALGELVESLARCEPDLSPAGELIASPADAINVFDFRAVAKQTLSPGHYAYLATGVDHERGLHANRAGFGRFGLRPRRMVDVRELDTTTEILGTRASCPIVLAPAGMQTAFHPEGELAVARAAKGTDQLQILSTLSAKSLDDVLEARGAPVWFMLVTPRLWPVTRLQLKKAEEAGCSVVVLTVDYVGFGSQDRLRRFRGPGDPFPSTESRECQSCHGPSTVGRIGRILTAFGQDPLEFASDAVNLDWEYVDRIRDATSMKLVLKGILTHEDASLAVEHGVDGIIVSNHGARQMDNSLSTIEVLPEIVHAVAGRIPVMIDSGFRRGTDVFTALALGASAICIGRPYLWGLAAFGEPGVDGVLRLLRREFETVMRHMGTPDIASITRDFVETG